The following proteins come from a genomic window of Sphaerisporangium rubeum:
- a CDS encoding acyl-CoA carboxylase subunit beta translates to MLAKLADLGAEQAKAVAGGGAKYVDRHRARGKLTARERVELLVDPDSPFLELSPLAAWGTDFPVGASVVTGIGVVEGVECVIVANDPTVRGGSSNPWTLRKSLRASDIALENRLPLINLVESGGADLPTQKEIFIPGGQVFRDLTRLSAAGVPTVALVFGNSTAGGAYVPGLSDHVVMVKERAKVFLGGPPLVKMATGEDADDESLGGAEMHARVSGLADHLALDEHDALRIGRRIVRRLNRPAAPSRVGAPPLYDEDELLGVVPEDLKVPFDPREVIARVVDGSEFDEFKALYGAGLVTGWAELHGHPVGILANARGVLFSEESQKAAQFIQLADRTGTPLVFLQNTTGYMVGKRYEQGGIIKHGAMMINAVANSAVPHLTVVMGASYGAGNYGMCGRAYAPRFLFSWPSAKSAVMGPAQLAGVLSIVGRAAAQARGQVYDEEADAAMRQMVEAQIEAESLAFFLSGRLYDDGVIDPRDTRTVLGLCLSAICSSPPPPPASAGFGVFRM, encoded by the coding sequence ATGCTCGCCAAGCTCGCGGACCTCGGCGCGGAACAGGCCAAGGCCGTCGCCGGAGGTGGCGCCAAATACGTCGACCGGCACCGCGCGCGGGGGAAGCTGACCGCGAGGGAACGCGTCGAGCTGCTCGTCGATCCCGACTCGCCGTTCCTTGAGCTGTCGCCGCTGGCCGCGTGGGGCACCGATTTTCCGGTCGGTGCGAGCGTCGTCACCGGGATCGGGGTCGTCGAAGGCGTCGAATGCGTGATCGTCGCCAACGACCCGACCGTGCGCGGCGGGTCGTCCAACCCGTGGACGCTGCGCAAGTCGCTGCGGGCCTCCGACATCGCGCTGGAGAACCGCCTGCCGCTGATCAACCTCGTGGAGTCCGGCGGCGCGGACCTGCCGACCCAGAAGGAGATCTTCATCCCCGGCGGCCAGGTGTTCCGCGACCTCACACGGCTGTCGGCGGCCGGCGTGCCGACGGTGGCGCTGGTGTTCGGCAACTCCACCGCCGGCGGCGCGTACGTGCCGGGGCTGAGCGACCACGTGGTCATGGTCAAGGAGAGAGCCAAGGTGTTCCTCGGCGGGCCGCCGCTGGTCAAGATGGCCACCGGGGAGGACGCCGACGACGAGTCCCTCGGCGGCGCCGAGATGCACGCACGGGTGTCCGGGCTCGCCGACCATCTGGCCCTCGACGAGCACGACGCGCTGCGCATCGGCCGGCGGATCGTGCGGCGGCTCAACCGGCCCGCCGCTCCTTCCCGGGTGGGTGCGCCGCCGCTGTACGACGAGGACGAACTGCTCGGGGTGGTGCCGGAGGACCTGAAGGTGCCGTTCGACCCGCGTGAGGTGATCGCGCGGGTCGTGGACGGCAGCGAGTTCGACGAGTTCAAGGCCCTGTACGGGGCCGGGCTGGTCACCGGGTGGGCCGAGCTGCACGGCCACCCGGTCGGGATCCTCGCCAACGCGCGAGGAGTGCTGTTCAGCGAGGAGTCGCAGAAGGCGGCGCAGTTCATCCAGCTCGCCGACCGCACCGGAACGCCACTGGTGTTCCTGCAGAACACCACCGGCTACATGGTCGGCAAGCGGTACGAGCAAGGCGGCATCATCAAGCACGGCGCGATGATGATCAACGCGGTGGCCAACTCGGCCGTGCCGCACCTCACCGTCGTCATGGGTGCGTCCTACGGCGCCGGCAACTACGGCATGTGCGGCCGCGCCTACGCGCCACGCTTCCTGTTCTCCTGGCCGAGCGCCAAGTCCGCCGTCATGGGCCCCGCGCAGCTCGCCGGCGTGCTGTCCATCGTCGGCCGCGCCGCCGCGCAGGCCCGCGGCCAGGTGTACGACGAGGAGGCCGACGCCGCGATGCGCCAGATGGTGGAGGCCCAGATCGAAGCCGAGTCCCTGGCGTTCTTCCTGTCCGGCCGCCTGTACGACGACGGCGTGATCGACCCCCGGGACACCCGCACCGTCCTCGGCCTGTGCCTGTCCGCCATCTGCTCCTCCCCTCCCCCACCTCCCGCCTCCGCCGGTTTCGGCGTCTTCCGGATGTGA
- a CDS encoding protein kinase domain-containing protein → MTQALTGGDPHRLGAFELLGRLGEGGQGVVYLGRGPSGEPVAVKLLHARLSDDGDARARFLREVEVARRVARFCTAPVLHADVEGDRPYIVSEYVPGPSLRLLVDREGPRRGAALDRVAVSTATALAAIHSAGVLHRDFKPANVLMGPEGPVVIDFGVARALDTPGATLTADTIGTPSYLAPEQLGGGPLTSAVDVFAWGVTMVYAAGGRPAFGNDSIPAVINRILHEPPDLGPLDGPLRDLVAACLAKDPARRPTAEQVLSHLMGRPFVPPPPPRAPRRLRPVLVPVAAGLVAAVLAAGATLALRAGADPPQAQPPVVAGVEGSEEPTAEPAGSPTATPTRRTRTPSPRPSRPAAARTSRTPSPSPSRTRTPTPAPSPTPSATPSATPTPKPTPTPKPSPSPKPNPYTAAQVCGSGYKRIDAHALGANATVVLMYNATAGKNCVVTMAKYVAPQKVRMSAVLKVQGGASQSDGGMFTAYAGPVRLTAGKACVIWGGSHAGTSWQSGWSHCG, encoded by the coding sequence GTGACGCAGGCGCTCACCGGCGGCGATCCGCACCGCCTGGGGGCGTTCGAGCTGCTCGGACGCCTCGGGGAAGGCGGCCAGGGGGTCGTCTACCTCGGCCGGGGGCCGTCCGGGGAGCCGGTCGCGGTCAAGCTGCTGCACGCGCGGCTGTCGGACGACGGCGACGCCAGGGCCAGGTTCCTGCGCGAGGTCGAGGTCGCGCGGCGGGTCGCGCGGTTCTGCACCGCGCCGGTGCTGCACGCCGACGTCGAAGGCGACCGGCCGTACATCGTGAGCGAGTACGTGCCGGGACCGTCGCTGCGGCTGCTGGTGGACCGCGAAGGGCCGCGGCGTGGCGCCGCGCTCGACCGGGTGGCGGTCAGCACGGCGACCGCGCTCGCCGCGATCCACAGCGCCGGCGTCCTGCACCGCGACTTCAAACCGGCCAACGTGCTCATGGGCCCCGAAGGGCCCGTCGTCATCGACTTCGGTGTGGCCCGCGCGCTGGACACCCCCGGCGCCACGCTCACCGCCGACACGATCGGCACGCCGTCGTACCTGGCGCCTGAGCAGCTCGGCGGCGGGCCGCTCACCTCGGCGGTGGACGTGTTCGCGTGGGGTGTCACGATGGTCTACGCGGCCGGGGGACGGCCCGCGTTCGGCAACGACTCCATCCCCGCGGTGATCAACCGCATCCTGCACGAGCCGCCTGACCTCGGCCCCCTGGACGGGCCGCTGCGCGACCTGGTGGCCGCGTGCCTCGCCAAGGACCCGGCGCGCAGGCCGACGGCCGAGCAGGTGCTGTCCCACCTGATGGGCCGGCCGTTCGTCCCGCCACCGCCGCCGCGTGCGCCGCGCCGCCTGCGGCCGGTGCTCGTGCCGGTGGCGGCCGGCCTCGTCGCCGCCGTGCTCGCGGCCGGCGCCACCCTGGCCCTGCGCGCCGGCGCCGATCCCCCGCAGGCGCAGCCGCCGGTCGTCGCCGGTGTGGAAGGCAGCGAGGAACCCACCGCCGAGCCGGCCGGGTCGCCGACGGCCACGCCGACGCGGCGCACCCGCACGCCGTCCCCGCGGCCCAGCCGTCCGGCGGCGGCCCGCACGTCCCGCACCCCTTCGCCGTCGCCGTCGCGGACCCGCACACCGACCCCTGCGCCGTCCCCCACCCCCAGCGCGACCCCTTCGGCCACCCCCACCCCGAAGCCGACGCCGACGCCGAAACCCAGCCCGTCGCCGAAGCCCAACCCGTACACCGCGGCGCAGGTCTGCGGGTCCGGGTACAAGCGGATCGACGCGCACGCGCTCGGCGCGAACGCCACGGTCGTGCTCATGTACAACGCGACCGCCGGCAAGAACTGCGTGGTGACCATGGCCAAGTACGTCGCGCCGCAGAAGGTCCGGATGTCGGCCGTGCTCAAGGTGCAAGGCGGCGCGTCGCAGTCCGACGGCGGCATGTTCACCGCGTACGCCGGGCCGGTGCGGCTCACCGCCGGGAAGGCCTGCGTCATCTGGGGTGGCAGCCACGCGGGTACCTCCTGGCAGAGCGGCTGGTCCCACTGCGGGTAG
- a CDS encoding FAD-linked oxidase C-terminal domain-containing protein produces the protein MNHLADLVAALPAGRVLTDPDVAGAYARDQTFLPPGTPLCAVVAESRDDVVTTLRWATEHRVPVVPRGAGTGLAGGATAVEGCVMLSMIRMTAVRELSPADEIAVVEPGVITADLDRAARAHGLMYAPDPSSYEISTIGGNLATNAGGLRCVKYGVTRDSVLGLEVVLPDGRVLATGRRTMKGVTGYDLTGLFVGSEGTLGVITAATLRLRRAPETPPATFAAEFPSLRAAGDAVAAIIAAGCRPSLLELMDRNTLKAIDDWKNIGLEPGVRAMLIGQSDDGVPGAAERMAALCEENGATFVAATSSPDEAEELIGVRRLAYQAKERLGTCLVEDVCVPRSALPVMISEIEAAAERHGALISTVAHAGDGNLHPVFIFERGLAEPPPHVWAAADDVFRAALRLGGTLTGEHGVGVLKRRWLDLERGEVSGDVQRGIKNVFDPLGIMNPGKAI, from the coding sequence GTGAACCACCTGGCTGACCTCGTCGCGGCCCTGCCCGCGGGCCGTGTGCTGACCGATCCCGACGTCGCCGGTGCCTACGCTCGCGACCAAACATTCCTTCCACCAGGCACGCCGCTGTGCGCCGTCGTCGCCGAGAGCCGCGACGACGTGGTGACCACGCTGCGTTGGGCCACCGAGCACCGCGTGCCGGTGGTGCCGCGCGGCGCCGGCACCGGTCTCGCCGGCGGCGCCACCGCCGTGGAGGGCTGCGTGATGCTCTCCATGATCCGCATGACGGCCGTGCGCGAGCTGTCCCCGGCCGACGAGATCGCCGTCGTGGAACCCGGCGTGATCACCGCCGACCTGGACCGCGCCGCGCGCGCGCACGGGCTGATGTACGCGCCGGACCCGTCGTCGTACGAGATCTCCACCATCGGCGGCAACCTCGCCACCAACGCCGGCGGGCTGCGCTGCGTCAAGTACGGCGTGACCCGCGACTCGGTGCTCGGCCTCGAGGTCGTGCTGCCGGACGGCCGGGTGCTCGCCACCGGCCGGCGCACCATGAAAGGCGTCACCGGGTACGACCTCACCGGCCTGTTCGTCGGGTCCGAGGGCACGCTCGGTGTGATCACCGCGGCCACGCTGCGGCTGCGCCGCGCGCCGGAGACGCCGCCTGCGACGTTCGCCGCCGAGTTTCCCTCGCTGCGCGCCGCCGGGGACGCCGTGGCGGCCATCATCGCCGCCGGGTGCCGTCCCTCGCTGCTGGAGCTCATGGACCGCAACACCCTCAAGGCCATCGACGACTGGAAGAACATCGGCCTCGAACCCGGGGTGCGGGCCATGCTGATCGGCCAGTCCGACGACGGCGTCCCCGGCGCGGCCGAGCGCATGGCCGCGCTGTGCGAGGAGAACGGCGCGACGTTCGTGGCCGCCACCTCCAGCCCCGATGAGGCCGAGGAGCTGATCGGGGTGCGGCGGCTGGCGTACCAGGCCAAGGAACGGCTCGGCACGTGCCTGGTCGAGGACGTGTGCGTGCCGCGGTCCGCGCTGCCGGTGATGATCTCCGAGATCGAGGCGGCGGCGGAGCGGCACGGCGCGCTGATCAGCACGGTGGCGCACGCCGGCGACGGCAACCTGCATCCGGTGTTCATCTTCGAGCGCGGCCTGGCCGAGCCGCCGCCGCACGTGTGGGCCGCCGCCGACGACGTGTTCCGCGCGGCGCTGCGCCTCGGCGGCACGCTGACCGGGGAGCACGGCGTGGGGGTGCTCAAGCGCCGCTGGCTGGACCTGGAGCGCGGAGAGGTCTCCGGCGACGTGCAACGGGGGATCAAGAACGTCTTCGATCCCCTCGGCATCATGAACCCCGGGAAGGCCATCTGA
- a CDS encoding immune inhibitor A domain-containing protein — MSRRVRRLAATLPVLGLAAATLVVTGSASPATAGDGTAARYQPKASDYYINYAPPRVQAESATKADEKVDTKAGRKGHVPTAEEFDKKHNLGNPVAARVLNKHERQAVRTGKNPFEWLYKKAKVTQEAKLLTLLVEFNDKANDDFSGFSRPRSTDDTTDCVTEPAGTLLNGPLHNTIPNPATAAGGGKDNNSMWVPDFNNAHYNSMLYSSKGITKRVRTDLKDPRDGKPGIDISGNTLKNMYEEMSKGAYTVTGEAIGWLKVPHSEAWYGAGACNAAPQDMSGHPDNPRGASQLGIDAVNVLAAQNPNFPWADYDKEDTSDADGDGNFNEPDGVVDHLVLVHAGEDKSGGGGNEGTYAIWAHSSAIPGGYTVPGTSVKISNYIVQPEDSGVGVFAHEYGHDLGLPDLYDSSNGGDSDVEFWDLMSTGSHSGPIFQSLPTHMGLWDKWVLGWANPKVVEPGSGTKLLTVGQSSRTPKLTEDGVRVNLPPKTVVLTTPHSGSNVWYSGNDQDWADVRLTRSIAVPSGTDVKFRFWTDYTIEADWDFGFVEVSTDGGATWKEQKVYGADGTLVSTDDGYADPNHRLVDYGNKKYGLTGDSGGWQNYYVDLAPFAGQNITLRTRYATDAAAAERGWFLDDFSVTNGSTTVWSDDVESGDNGWTPTVTTFTDTTGTGWKRYSGSSESAQYYLAEWRNLDGFDKGLQYAYDTTWLRDGAWNVEKTPYNAPGLLVWLRDTSYTANNASANLWAPPSLGAKGQLLLVDSHFDPLRRTGAAAAADPGVLKNIPSRPQSSNAAFGFNKTYSFKECLESAPFVPVCTNFGPQSPIKEFTDAKGWYPGLEIRDDGLYYRFRDGSTVVPSKGNQLYSARIVNPDGTPATDLYGETVNGFTLGSGNPGDEGKQLGVKIKLISPLPGNLGVILQVTASKK; from the coding sequence TTGTCACGCAGAGTCAGGCGTCTCGCCGCGACGCTGCCGGTCCTCGGACTGGCGGCTGCGACGCTCGTGGTCACGGGCTCGGCTTCCCCGGCCACGGCGGGGGACGGCACCGCAGCCCGGTACCAGCCGAAGGCGAGCGACTACTACATCAACTACGCCCCTCCGCGGGTGCAGGCCGAGTCCGCCACCAAGGCCGACGAGAAGGTCGACACCAAGGCGGGGCGGAAGGGCCACGTGCCCACGGCCGAGGAATTCGACAAGAAGCACAACCTCGGTAACCCCGTCGCCGCGCGAGTGCTCAACAAGCACGAGCGCCAGGCGGTACGCACCGGCAAGAACCCCTTCGAATGGCTGTACAAGAAGGCGAAGGTCACGCAGGAAGCCAAGCTGCTGACCCTGCTGGTCGAGTTCAACGACAAGGCCAACGACGACTTCTCCGGCTTCAGCCGTCCGCGCAGCACCGACGACACGACCGACTGTGTCACCGAGCCGGCCGGCACGCTGCTCAACGGGCCGCTGCACAACACGATTCCGAACCCCGCCACGGCAGCAGGCGGCGGCAAGGACAACAACTCGATGTGGGTGCCGGACTTCAACAACGCGCACTACAACTCGATGCTCTACTCCTCCAAGGGGATCACCAAGCGGGTCCGCACGGACCTGAAGGACCCCCGGGACGGCAAGCCGGGCATCGACATCTCCGGCAACACCCTGAAGAACATGTACGAGGAGATGTCCAAGGGCGCCTACACCGTCACCGGTGAGGCCATCGGCTGGCTGAAGGTCCCCCACTCCGAGGCGTGGTACGGCGCCGGCGCCTGCAACGCGGCACCGCAGGACATGTCCGGCCACCCGGACAACCCGCGTGGCGCGTCCCAGCTCGGCATCGACGCGGTGAACGTCCTCGCGGCGCAGAACCCGAACTTCCCGTGGGCCGACTACGACAAGGAGGACACCTCCGACGCGGACGGCGACGGGAACTTCAACGAGCCCGACGGCGTGGTCGACCACCTGGTGCTCGTGCACGCCGGTGAGGACAAGTCGGGTGGCGGCGGCAACGAGGGCACGTACGCCATCTGGGCCCACTCCAGCGCCATCCCCGGCGGCTACACCGTCCCCGGCACCAGCGTCAAGATCTCGAACTACATCGTGCAGCCCGAGGACTCCGGCGTCGGCGTCTTCGCGCACGAGTACGGCCACGACCTCGGCCTGCCGGACCTGTACGACTCCAGCAACGGCGGCGACAGCGACGTCGAGTTCTGGGACCTGATGTCGACCGGTTCGCACTCCGGCCCCATCTTCCAGTCCCTGCCGACCCACATGGGTCTGTGGGACAAGTGGGTGCTCGGCTGGGCCAACCCGAAGGTCGTCGAGCCCGGGTCCGGGACCAAGCTGCTGACCGTCGGCCAGAGCTCGCGCACGCCGAAGCTCACCGAGGACGGCGTGCGGGTCAACCTGCCGCCGAAGACGGTGGTGCTCACCACGCCGCACAGCGGGTCCAACGTCTGGTACTCCGGCAACGACCAGGACTGGGCCGACGTGCGGCTCACCCGGTCGATCGCGGTGCCGTCCGGCACGGACGTGAAGTTCCGGTTCTGGACCGACTACACGATCGAGGCCGACTGGGACTTCGGGTTCGTCGAGGTCTCCACCGACGGCGGCGCGACGTGGAAAGAACAGAAGGTCTACGGCGCGGACGGCACGCTCGTCTCCACCGACGACGGCTACGCCGACCCCAACCACCGCCTGGTCGACTACGGCAACAAGAAGTACGGCCTCACCGGTGACTCCGGCGGCTGGCAGAACTACTACGTCGACCTCGCGCCGTTCGCCGGCCAGAACATCACGCTGCGCACCCGGTACGCCACCGACGCGGCGGCGGCCGAGCGTGGCTGGTTCCTCGACGACTTCTCCGTGACCAACGGTTCCACCACGGTCTGGAGCGACGACGTCGAGTCCGGCGACAACGGCTGGACCCCCACCGTGACCACCTTCACCGACACCACCGGTACGGGCTGGAAGCGGTACAGCGGTTCGAGCGAGAGCGCGCAGTACTACCTGGCCGAGTGGCGCAACCTCGACGGCTTCGACAAGGGCCTGCAGTACGCCTACGACACGACCTGGCTGCGTGACGGCGCCTGGAACGTCGAGAAGACGCCGTACAACGCGCCTGGTCTGCTGGTGTGGCTGCGCGACACGTCCTACACCGCCAACAACGCCTCGGCGAACCTGTGGGCTCCGCCGTCGCTCGGCGCCAAGGGTCAGCTCCTGCTGGTGGACTCCCACTTCGACCCGCTGCGCCGCACCGGCGCCGCGGCCGCGGCGGACCCCGGCGTGCTGAAGAACATCCCGTCCCGGCCGCAGTCCTCCAACGCGGCGTTCGGCTTCAACAAGACGTACTCCTTCAAGGAGTGCCTGGAGTCCGCGCCGTTCGTCCCGGTCTGCACGAACTTCGGCCCGCAGAGCCCGATCAAGGAGTTCACCGACGCCAAGGGCTGGTACCCGGGTCTGGAGATCCGTGACGACGGCCTGTACTACCGGTTCCGCGACGGCTCGACGGTCGTGCCGTCCAAGGGGAACCAGCTGTACTCGGCGCGGATCGTCAACCCCGACGGCACTCCGGCGACGGACCTGTACGGCGAGACCGTCAACGGGTTCACCCTCGGCTCCGGCAACCCCGGCGACGAGGGCAAGCAGCTCGGCGTGAAGATCAAGCTGATCTCACCGCTGCCGGGCAACCTCGGGGTCATCCTCCAGGTGACCGCGTCCAAGAAGTGA
- a CDS encoding diacylglycerol/lipid kinase family protein produces MSELRSKAEHTKAIRDLRRLVLVVNTRSRRGRRLYFEALRRLADEGFRPMRTYAVTDPARLPEILDEALGLEPDLLVVGGGDGTLSGAVKHIAHRDVALGVLPLGTTNNFARSLGLPLDLARAVKVLSHGKVADIDLGMAGDTPFANLASFGVSVQVAGTVKPWLKRLLGRAAYPLTALTVLPRHRPFRAYVTVDGRRHELLTHQLNIANGRYHGGWQIAKDISIDNRRLVAYALGSGRRLRLLAETMARAATGRWTSLAGGPFVTGAELLIETDPPLPADVDGEVRLRTPLTIRTVPNGMRVMVPPDFVDT; encoded by the coding sequence GTGAGCGAGTTGCGGAGCAAAGCGGAGCACACCAAGGCGATCCGCGACCTGCGCCGGCTGGTCCTGGTGGTCAACACCAGGTCACGGCGGGGACGGCGCCTGTACTTCGAGGCGCTGCGGCGGCTGGCCGACGAGGGATTCCGGCCGATGCGCACCTACGCGGTGACCGACCCGGCGCGGCTGCCGGAGATCCTCGACGAGGCGCTCGGCCTCGAACCCGACCTGCTGGTGGTCGGCGGCGGCGACGGCACCCTCAGCGGGGCCGTCAAGCACATCGCGCACCGCGACGTGGCGCTTGGCGTGCTGCCGCTCGGCACCACCAACAACTTCGCGCGCAGCCTCGGCCTGCCGCTCGACCTGGCCCGTGCGGTCAAGGTCCTCAGCCACGGCAAGGTCGCCGACATCGACCTCGGCATGGCGGGGGACACGCCGTTCGCCAACCTCGCGAGCTTCGGGGTCTCGGTCCAGGTCGCCGGCACCGTCAAGCCGTGGCTGAAGCGGCTGCTCGGCCGCGCCGCCTACCCTCTGACCGCGCTGACCGTCCTGCCGCGGCACCGGCCGTTCCGCGCGTACGTCACGGTCGACGGCCGCAGGCACGAGCTGCTCACCCACCAGCTCAACATCGCCAACGGCCGCTACCACGGCGGCTGGCAGATCGCCAAGGACATCAGCATCGACAACCGCCGCCTGGTGGCCTACGCGCTCGGCTCGGGACGGCGGCTGCGGCTGCTCGCCGAGACCATGGCGCGCGCCGCCACCGGCCGCTGGACGAGCCTCGCCGGCGGCCCGTTCGTCACCGGCGCCGAGCTGCTGATCGAGACCGACCCGCCGCTCCCCGCCGACGTGGACGGCGAGGTGCGCCTGCGCACCCCGCTGACGATCCGCACCGTGCCGAACGGCATGCGGGTGATGGTCCCGCCGGACTTCGTCGACACCTGA
- a CDS encoding MalY/PatB family protein: MMSGIGHANPLTAYDLAELRRRRSVKWREHPGDVLPVWVAEMDTPLAPPIAEALTAAVARGDTGYAEPGALPEAFAGFAARRFGWRPDPASVRLVPDVMTGIVEVLRHVTGPGGQVVVNTPAYPPYFSWIPKIGRRLVPSPLALTAQGYRLDLSDLERRFAGGAEAFLLCSPHNPTGLVFTDEELLAVAELAGRHGVRVISDEIHGPLVYPGTRFVPFATVDGTAAERSITVTSASKAWNLAGLKAAVTVYGPGAGAELAMVDDEISEFSGLFGVIASEAAFSEGEPWLDDLLAGLDANRRLLGDLLAEHLPEVGYQPPQATYLAWLDLRALGLGDDPAEWFLRRGGVALYAGPMFGPGGAGHARFNFATAPEVLTEAVRRMAAALRV, translated from the coding sequence ATGATGAGCGGCATCGGCCACGCCAACCCCCTGACCGCGTACGACCTGGCTGAGCTGCGGCGACGGCGCAGCGTCAAGTGGCGCGAGCATCCCGGGGACGTGCTGCCGGTGTGGGTCGCCGAGATGGACACACCGCTCGCGCCGCCGATCGCCGAGGCCCTCACCGCCGCGGTCGCGCGCGGCGACACCGGGTACGCCGAACCCGGCGCGCTGCCTGAGGCGTTCGCGGGGTTCGCGGCACGGCGGTTCGGCTGGCGGCCCGACCCGGCGTCGGTCCGCCTGGTGCCGGACGTCATGACCGGCATCGTGGAGGTGCTGCGGCACGTCACGGGGCCCGGCGGCCAGGTGGTGGTCAACACGCCGGCCTACCCGCCGTACTTCAGCTGGATCCCCAAGATCGGCCGCAGGCTCGTCCCCAGCCCGCTCGCGCTCACCGCGCAGGGATACCGGCTGGACCTGTCGGACCTGGAGCGGCGGTTCGCCGGCGGCGCGGAGGCGTTCCTGCTGTGCAGCCCGCACAACCCGACCGGCCTGGTGTTCACCGACGAGGAGCTGCTGGCCGTCGCGGAGCTGGCCGGACGGCACGGCGTGCGGGTGATCTCCGACGAGATCCACGGCCCGCTGGTCTACCCCGGCACCCGTTTCGTGCCGTTCGCCACGGTGGACGGCACGGCCGCCGAGCGGTCGATCACGGTGACGTCGGCGTCCAAGGCGTGGAACCTCGCGGGCCTGAAGGCCGCGGTCACCGTGTACGGGCCGGGGGCCGGCGCGGAGCTCGCGATGGTGGACGACGAGATCAGCGAGTTCAGCGGCCTGTTCGGTGTGATCGCCTCGGAGGCGGCGTTCAGCGAGGGCGAGCCGTGGCTGGACGACCTGCTGGCCGGGCTGGACGCCAACCGGCGCCTGCTCGGCGACCTGCTGGCCGAGCACCTGCCGGAGGTGGGGTACCAGCCGCCGCAGGCGACCTACCTGGCGTGGCTGGACCTGCGCGCGCTCGGCCTCGGCGACGACCCCGCCGAGTGGTTCCTGCGCCGCGGCGGCGTGGCGCTGTACGCCGGGCCGATGTTCGGCCCCGGCGGCGCGGGCCACGCGCGGTTCAACTTCGCCACGGCGCCGGAGGTGCTGACCGAGGCGGTACGGCGCATGGCGGCGGCGCTGCGCGTCTGA
- a CDS encoding MaoC/PaaZ C-terminal domain-containing protein, with the protein MTVHEARIGRYYEDFVIGDVYRHPFGRTISEADNTWFTLLTMNTNQNHFNAHYAARAPAGKVIVNSGLTVAIVLGMSVIDISQNAELNLGWDEIRLTHPVFAGDTLYAESKVLEKRESRSRPYAGIVTCRTRGLNQDGDEVLSWRRSVLVYKKDSAQDRDHFPEARTGPL; encoded by the coding sequence GTGACCGTGCACGAGGCGAGGATCGGCCGCTACTACGAGGACTTCGTGATCGGCGACGTGTACCGGCACCCGTTCGGCCGCACGATCTCCGAGGCCGACAACACGTGGTTCACGTTGCTGACCATGAACACCAACCAGAACCACTTCAACGCGCACTACGCCGCGCGGGCCCCCGCCGGCAAGGTCATCGTGAACTCCGGCCTGACCGTGGCGATCGTGCTCGGCATGTCGGTGATCGACATCAGCCAGAACGCCGAGCTGAACCTCGGCTGGGACGAGATCAGGCTCACCCACCCGGTGTTCGCCGGCGACACCCTGTACGCCGAGTCCAAGGTCCTCGAGAAACGCGAGTCGCGGTCCCGGCCGTACGCCGGCATCGTGACCTGCCGCACCCGCGGCCTCAACCAGGACGGCGACGAGGTGCTCTCGTGGCGGCGGTCGGTCCTGGTGTACAAGAAGGACTCGGCGCAGGACCGGGACCATTTCCCCGAGGCCCGCACCGGGCCGCTGTAG